TACAAgaatcattatttaaaaaaatattttcaaatgttagTCTTTTAGTACAAGTAtcattattaaaaagaaataattccACATGTGTCCAATAAATTACAAAGACGTGTACTGATGGGGCTTAAGAAAAGATAATGCTATGATTAAATTTTTGGACAAACTGATGAATTATAATAGACATTCAATTGGATTTTAAAAGttctaacattttttaaaacattaaaagTTTTAACATTGAAGAGTACAAAATCAAATTCTTAATTTGACTCTAATATGTAAGAAAGTTCAAGGGTAaaagttagtttttttaaaaaaaaaaataattgaaaaagaaCTTCATTAACAAACAACACTAACAACACGCAAGTTTCTCATTAAGAATAGAGGAACCACCATAGATAATCGACCTCCCAATAGGTAGCAAGATCTTTCTCCTtggaagaaataaaaaagatcTACAAATATGCTAGAGAGTGAACAACAAAATTACATGAACACTTGcaagaaacaaaagaaatcaCATTCTTGGTTTCGAATAGATCGACTAATCTCGTTAAGGGTTCCAATGATATTTGTCAAATCTGACTCCACAATCAAAGGTGCACTGCCCTATTAACTTGAGGAGGGAAGTTAAGCCAACTCAAATAGTCTCCCCTTTTAAAGTCTTGAGAAGCTACCGGACGCAGATAGGAAAGTCCTGAGATTCACGAAGAACCCACGCACAAGACTTCAAAATCCCTCGTGAGACCATTTCTCCTGACTTCAAAATTACCTAATGACAAGCCACCATGTTTAAACCTAATGAAACCAAAATTACCATAGAGGGCGAATGGAAAATACATGGGAAATTGCAAAGAGTGAGGCAGTGTTACCTTAATGGGATAGATTTTGAATCTAAGAAAAATCCACACCCTTCAATTGAAAAAGTCAAGCAGTTGGTCAATAAGTCAAATAAGCCTCCACGGTTTGTTTCTATCGTCACTATTCCAACCCTTTCCTTCTCATTCACTCCCccttttctccttctttttttcctttttcctttgcctttctttttcCCCCACCAACACCCAAATCAAATCTTCCACTTCCAGGAAGAACCAACCCAATTGATAATGGCGATGAAAACCCACCTTTCATTCTGAAATCCCACAAACCCCTTTTGTTTTCTCACCAGCCAAACACTTTCTAGTTTCTACACCATAAATTTCCAACCCCAACTCCCAATTTGAGATTGAAGACGTTTTCATTTTGGCCAATGTCACAACAGAAGACCATTTCCCACATCGATCACTTACCATCAACGCCGGGGAAGTTCAAGACGGAGAAATCGCAGCCGTACATTCACCGGTTGAGGGTTCATTCCGCCATTTCCAGGCTGACTCTATGGTCTTTCTTGTTCTTGATTTTCATTATCTGTTTTTTCGTCCTCTCCCCTCCTTCATCCTCCGCCGCACCTCGCCGAGCCCTTGGTGGGGACTCTTGGGGTGGCCATAATTGGGAGAAAAAGGTCAGCCGCTCTGCTCAAACTGACTCTGGCCTCACCGTCCTCGTCACCGGCGCCGCTGGCTTCGTCGGAACCCATGTTTCCATCGCCCTGAAACGACGAGGCGATGGGGTTCTTGGACTCGATAACTTCAATGACTACTACGATCCACAGCTTAAAAGAGCTCGGCGGAAGCTTCTTGATCACGCTGCTGTGTTTGTTGTAGAAGGAGACATTAACGATTCAGAACTGCTTCGTAAGCTCTTCGATGTTGTGGCTTTCACCCATGTTATGCACCTTGCGGCTCAGGCTGGAGTCAGGTACGCAATGCAGAACCCAGGTTCTTATGTGCACAGCAATATTGCTGGGTTTGTAAACCTTCTGGAAGCCTGTAAGTCAGCAAAGCCACAGCCCGCCATTGTTTGGGCATCTTCTAGCTCAGTCTATGGATTGAATTCTAAGATACCCTTTTCAGAAAAGGATCGAACTGATCAACCAGCTAGTCTTTATGCTGCTACAAAGAAGGCCGGAGAGGAGATAGCTCATACTTACAATCATATTTACGGGCTTTCAATCACTGGTCTGAGATTCTTTACTGTTTATGGACCTTGGGGTCGCCCTGACATGGCGTATTTCTTCTTCACTAAAGATATTCTTAAACGAAGGCCAATAACAATCTATGAAGCTCCCGATCATGGTACAGTTGCTAGAGATTTTACTTACATTGATGATATAGTGAAAGGGTGTTTAGGGGCTCTGGATACTGCTAAGAAGAGTACAGGGAGTggtgggaagaagaagaagcctgcACAGTTGAGGATTTTCAATCTGGGAAACACATCACCAGTACCAGTGAGTGAGCTTGTTTCCATACTAGAGAAGCTGTTGAAAGTTAAGGCAAAGAAGAAACTTCTGCCAATGCCCAGAAATGGAGATGTTAAGTTCACTCATGCCAACATAAGTTTGGCTCATAAGGAGTTTGGTTACAGGCCGACTACCAATCTCAGAACCGGACTGGAGAAGTTTGTGAATTGGTACCAGGATTATTATTCTGGTTCCAAGAACAGAATTGCCCGGGCTTTCTCTAACATTTAGATTCTTCACAATGTTGTTCGTGTCCACTGATCATCAATCTTTGATAGTTTGCTGCATTTTTTTAGTCATATCGTGCTTTCAAAGAAGCAGCACCTCCTCCTGCATTAGATTTGGTTTTTGCTCTTCGTCAGCAGGACTAGAAGCCTCTTTTCATAGCTGTCCCACATGTTGCTTCATTGGTTCTGTTCTTTTTCTGTATTTTTCCTAAGGACTATATTCTGTTGAGGCTTACAATTCATGACTGAGAGAAATGAAACATGCTGGCCGGTTGGTGGACTTCACTTATCATCTTGAATAGGTACCAATATATGAAATGGCTTCTGTTTACGGCAATACATATTAAAGCTCTAGCCAGTTCTGGTTAGCCATTCAGTTCTATAGTCAAGTTGAGGATGTACTTGTCCATGTTTCTGAACTCGTAACAATTCTCGAAAACTTCATGCCACTGTATCTCAGGCAATCGAAAACAAGTTCAGCCATTACATCTCATATGCATATAATTCACTCCGAACTTTGAATAAACATGTCATGGAAGTTACAAACAAGATTTTGGGAAGTCTGTTTCTTTGATTGTGAAGAATCCGTAACATGAATGGTCTAAGATTTCTACTGAGTAGGCAAAGA
The Benincasa hispida cultivar B227 unplaced genomic scaffold, ASM972705v1 Contig285, whole genome shotgun sequence genome window above contains:
- the LOC120069202 gene encoding UDP-glucuronate 4-epimerase 4: MSQQKTISHIDHLPSTPGKFKTEKSQPYIHRLRVHSAISRLTLWSFLFLIFIICFFVLSPPSSSAAPRRALGGDSWGGHNWEKKVSRSAQTDSGLTVLVTGAAGFVGTHVSIALKRRGDGVLGLDNFNDYYDPQLKRARRKLLDHAAVFVVEGDINDSELLRKLFDVVAFTHVMHLAAQAGVRYAMQNPGSYVHSNIAGFVNLLEACKSAKPQPAIVWASSSSVYGLNSKIPFSEKDRTDQPASLYAATKKAGEEIAHTYNHIYGLSITGLRFFTVYGPWGRPDMAYFFFTKDILKRRPITIYEAPDHGTVARDFTYIDDIVKGCLGALDTAKKSTGSGGKKKKPAQLRIFNLGNTSPVPVSELVSILEKLLKVKAKKKLLPMPRNGDVKFTHANISLAHKEFGYRPTTNLRTGLEKFVNWYQDYYSGSKNRIARAFSNI